From one Peredibacter starrii genomic stretch:
- a CDS encoding extracellular catalytic domain type 1 short-chain-length polyhydroxyalkanoate depolymerase, whose translation MKIITTLTLLSLSLSLYAGPFRDKIRERWLAREMQGDTPKLTDTLRSIKVGDKDRYYIIHVPKSYQQVKPAPLLLALHGGGGNMEIQAADRFYNIISKSEKEGFIAIFPNGYSKFPSQKFATWNAGNCCGDARDVNSDDVAFLRALITDITSRYNIDSKRIYSIGMSNGAMMSYRLACELSDVITGIGAVAGTDNTTTCTPKNPISLIHIHAKDDTHVLFNGGAGEDAFQDRSKVTNFTSVPATIEKWVKFNECNPKAKRVLDKKGAYCDQYLECKNNVSVQLCVTENGGHSWPGGMKPRGVGPRPSEAISATDTIWEFLSAP comes from the coding sequence ATGAAAATCATAACGACCCTTACCCTACTTTCCCTCTCATTATCCCTCTATGCTGGACCATTCCGCGACAAGATCCGCGAGCGCTGGCTAGCCCGAGAAATGCAGGGAGACACTCCAAAATTGACCGACACGCTGAGATCGATCAAGGTTGGGGACAAAGACCGTTACTACATCATCCACGTGCCTAAGTCCTATCAGCAGGTAAAACCCGCACCACTTCTCCTCGCTCTTCACGGCGGAGGCGGCAACATGGAGATTCAAGCGGCCGATCGCTTCTACAACATCATTTCAAAATCTGAGAAAGAAGGCTTCATCGCCATCTTCCCGAACGGTTATTCAAAGTTTCCATCGCAGAAGTTTGCAACCTGGAACGCAGGCAACTGCTGTGGCGATGCTCGTGACGTGAACTCAGATGATGTGGCCTTCTTACGTGCTCTCATCACTGATATCACTTCAAGATACAATATCGATTCAAAACGCATCTACTCCATCGGAATGTCTAATGGTGCGATGATGTCTTATCGCCTCGCCTGCGAACTCTCAGATGTCATCACAGGCATCGGCGCAGTCGCCGGAACTGACAACACCACAACTTGCACACCTAAGAATCCAATCTCCCTCATTCACATTCACGCCAAAGACGATACCCACGTGCTCTTTAACGGTGGTGCCGGTGAAGATGCTTTCCAAGATAGATCCAAGGTCACAAACTTCACATCAGTGCCAGCGACAATTGAAAAATGGGTGAAGTTCAATGAATGTAATCCAAAAGCAAAACGCGTGTTGGATAAAAAAGGTGCTTACTGCGATCAGTATCTAGAATGTAAAAACAATGTATCAGTTCAACTATGTGTGACTGAGAACGGCGGACACTCTTGGCCCGGTGGTATGAAACCTCGTGGCGTAGGCCCTCGTCCAAGTGAGGCGATCTCGGCCACTGATACAATCTGGGAATTCTTGTCAGCGCCTTAA
- a CDS encoding alpha-ketoglutarate-dependent dioxygenase AlkB, translating to MQKQLAFLEDSPPKGFKYFPDFISVAEEKKLLAFLQSLDWKNIHMHGVIAKRKVVHFGMDYYYDSRTFSPTTPAPKELQFLIKRAAKALKVAPQSIKEILISYYPVGAPIGWHRDAPMFESVFGVSLENSCTMKFRSDSGNYKTELEPRSGYIIEGEARWKWQHHIPAVKTERYSITMRTMKD from the coding sequence ATGCAAAAACAACTCGCATTTTTAGAAGATTCACCTCCGAAGGGATTTAAATATTTCCCGGATTTCATTTCAGTTGCTGAAGAGAAGAAGCTTCTCGCCTTTCTCCAAAGTCTTGATTGGAAAAATATTCACATGCACGGAGTGATCGCAAAAAGAAAAGTCGTTCATTTCGGCATGGACTATTACTACGATTCGCGGACTTTCTCTCCCACCACTCCTGCTCCCAAGGAACTTCAGTTTTTAATCAAGCGGGCAGCCAAAGCATTAAAGGTCGCACCTCAATCCATCAAAGAAATCCTCATTTCTTATTATCCAGTGGGTGCTCCGATTGGATGGCACAGAGATGCACCGATGTTTGAATCCGTCTTTGGAGTATCACTCGAGAATTCTTGTACGATGAAATTTAGAAGTGATTCTGGAAATTATAAAACAGAACTTGAACCGCGCTCTGGTTACATTATTGAAGGTGAGGCCCGCTGGAAATGGCAACACCACATTCCAGCGGTAAAAACTGAACGATACTCTATTACGATGAGAACGATGAAAGACTAG
- a CDS encoding MBL fold metallo-hydrolase produces MIQYLLAVLLLLVPLLGECMPAQKPTNYSIEAGEFVNLPAKDNKVNKMGFMETLSILKKVFLEKSTRAPQAKLPEIKPDMNEFLKPSDFVKFIWFGHSTLLLNLDGRILLIDPVFGKSASPFDFLVTRFQPPVLKLEELPNIDAILISHDHYDHLDKTTVKYFAEKNVEFIVPLGVGDHLLEWGVKPIRIVELNWGESISQVGIKFTATPARHFSGRGLFDRNKTLWASWVIQGKHDKLFYSGDSGYGDHFKEIGKRYGPFDIAFMENGQYNERWPDVHMQPEESLQAMVDVDAKALVPVHWGMFDLSLHHWSEPIKRTYQIAKAWDIPIFTPKFGEVVDTGKPTYVNTPWWEPIPTATTTQAQDQKLGMKLVPELAK; encoded by the coding sequence ATGATCCAGTACCTACTAGCGGTTTTACTGTTACTTGTTCCACTTCTTGGAGAATGTATGCCTGCCCAAAAGCCTACGAACTATTCGATCGAAGCCGGTGAATTTGTGAACCTTCCGGCAAAAGATAATAAAGTAAATAAAATGGGTTTCATGGAAACACTTTCAATTTTAAAGAAAGTCTTTCTGGAAAAGTCCACTCGCGCTCCGCAGGCAAAACTGCCGGAAATAAAACCTGACATGAATGAATTTTTAAAACCGTCCGATTTCGTGAAATTTATCTGGTTCGGACATTCAACCCTGCTCCTTAATCTAGATGGAAGGATCCTCTTGATTGATCCGGTCTTCGGGAAATCAGCATCTCCTTTTGATTTCCTGGTGACCAGATTTCAACCGCCGGTCCTTAAATTAGAAGAACTTCCTAATATTGATGCCATCCTTATTTCTCATGATCATTATGATCACTTAGATAAAACTACTGTGAAGTATTTCGCAGAAAAGAACGTGGAGTTCATTGTTCCACTTGGTGTGGGTGATCACCTGCTTGAGTGGGGTGTGAAACCAATACGCATCGTGGAACTAAACTGGGGTGAATCTATTTCTCAAGTAGGGATTAAATTTACTGCCACTCCCGCTCGTCACTTCTCAGGTCGCGGTCTCTTTGATCGCAACAAAACTCTGTGGGCCTCTTGGGTGATCCAAGGAAAACACGACAAGCTTTTCTACTCAGGTGACTCTGGTTACGGAGATCACTTCAAAGAAATCGGCAAACGTTATGGGCCATTTGATATCGCCTTTATGGAAAACGGCCAATACAACGAACGCTGGCCGGATGTTCATATGCAACCCGAAGAATCACTTCAGGCGATGGTTGATGTAGATGCGAAAGCACTTGTTCCAGTTCACTGGGGCATGTTCGATCTTTCTCTTCATCACTGGTCTGAACCCATTAAGCGCACTTACCAAATTGCGAAAGCGTGGGACATTCCGATCTTCACTCCTAAGTTTGGTGAAGTCGTAGATACCGGTAAACCGACTTATGTGAATACTCCATGGTGGGAACCAATTCCAACTGCAACAACAACACAAGCCCAGGATCAAAAGCTTGGCATGAAACTAGTTCCGGAGCTCGCGAAATGA
- a CDS encoding collagen-like domain-containing protein, translating to MSLKIYKHLITYTVAASIFANTSIAATAASFNTAKVSTVNTSLVQRAFDEYQYNMDGWNGSDVEYKQEADSALAQNLKDLLDSGVTPAEIQVAMENRILTSKKKTEYRNFLASLEKQNLSDERVALAAMSFMGSTNQTGASFAGSGGQINYKKIAIIVGVAIVAVVTVLMIIEIKKLKNGEYGVKGEKGADGKDGLNGTNGTDGIQGIPGPKGDKGDKGDKGDTGAKGDKGDQGLQGEKGEKGDRGEQGLKGDKGDQGAKGEKGEKGSKGDKGDQGVKGDKGDQGVKGDKGDQGVKGDKGDQGEKGEKGSNGEKGEKGDKGQDGEKGEKGSNGEKGEKGEKGSKGDKGDQGEKGEKGSNGEKGEKGDKGQDGEKGEKGSNGEKGEKGDKGQDGEKGEKGDKGQDGEKGEKGEKGDKGDKGHNGDKGEKGDKGDNGEKGEKGSNGEKGEKGDKGDKGHNGDKGEKGDKGDNGEKGEKGSNGEKGEKGDKGDKGHNGDKGEKGDKGDNGEKGEKGSNGDKGEKGDKGQDGNHGSKGEKGEKGDKGEDGNNGSGGSKGDKGDKGEKGEKGDKGNNGWGNGDQNAPGGSCSHNNGENWNC from the coding sequence ATGTCTCTTAAAATTTACAAGCACCTTATCACGTACACTGTAGCTGCTAGCATTTTCGCTAACACTTCTATCGCTGCAACTGCTGCAAGTTTCAATACTGCAAAAGTTTCTACAGTGAATACGTCTCTTGTTCAGAGAGCATTTGATGAATACCAATACAATATGGACGGCTGGAACGGTTCAGACGTTGAATATAAACAAGAAGCTGATTCAGCTCTTGCTCAAAACTTAAAAGACCTTCTTGATTCAGGTGTTACTCCAGCTGAAATTCAAGTTGCTATGGAAAACAGAATTCTTACTTCTAAGAAAAAAACTGAATACCGTAACTTCCTTGCTTCTCTTGAGAAGCAAAATCTTTCTGATGAAAGAGTAGCTCTTGCAGCTATGAGCTTCATGGGAAGCACAAACCAAACTGGTGCTTCATTCGCTGGTTCAGGCGGACAAATCAATTACAAAAAAATCGCGATCATCGTAGGTGTTGCGATCGTAGCTGTTGTTACAGTTCTTATGATCATCGAGATCAAAAAACTTAAGAATGGCGAATACGGTGTTAAAGGTGAAAAAGGCGCTGACGGTAAAGACGGCTTAAACGGTACTAACGGTACTGACGGAATCCAAGGTATCCCGGGCCCGAAAGGCGATAAGGGTGACAAGGGTGATAAAGGTGACACTGGTGCCAAGGGTGATAAAGGTGACCAAGGTCTTCAAGGTGAAAAAGGTGAGAAAGGTGACCGTGGTGAACAAGGTCTGAAAGGTGATAAAGGTGACCAAGGTGCCAAAGGCGAGAAGGGCGAAAAAGGCTCTAAAGGTGATAAGGGTGACCAAGGTGTGAAAGGTGACAAAGGTGACCAAGGTGTGAAAGGTGACAAAGGTGACCAAGGTGTGAAAGGTGACAAAGGTGACCAAGGTGAGAAGGGCGAAAAAGGCTCTAACGGCGAAAAAGGTGAGAAAGGCGATAAAGGCCAAGACGGCGAGAAGGGTGAAAAAGGCTCTAACGGCGAAAAAGGCGAGAAGGGCGAAAAAGGCTCTAAAGGTGATAAAGGTGACCAAGGCGAGAAGGGCGAAAAAGGCTCTAACGGCGAAAAAGGTGAGAAAGGCGATAAAGGCCAAGACGGCGAGAAGGGTGAAAAAGGCTCTAACGGCGAAAAAGGTGAGAAAGGCGATAAGGGCCAAGACGGCGAGAAAGGTGAAAAAGGCGATAAGGGCCAAGACGGCGAGAAAGGCGAAAAAGGTGAGAAAGGCGACAAAGGCGATAAAGGTCACAACGGCGATAAAGGCGAAAAAGGTGACAAAGGTGACAACGGCGAGAAGGGTGAAAAAGGCTCTAACGGCGAAAAAGGTGAGAAAGGCGACAAAGGCGATAAAGGTCACAACGGCGATAAAGGCGAAAAAGGTGACAAAGGTGATAACGGCGAGAAGGGTGAAAAAGGCTCTAACGGCGAAAAGGGTGAGAAAGGCGACAAAGGCGATAAAGGTCACAACGGCGATAAAGGCGAAAAAGGTGACAAAGGTGATAACGGCGAGAAGGGTGAAAAAGGCTCTAACGGCGATAAAGGTGAGAAAGGCGATAAAGGCCAAGATGGTAACCACGGCTCTAAAGGTGAGAAAGGCGAAAAAGGCGACAAAGGTGAAGACGGTAACAATGGCTCTGGCGGCTCTAAAGGAGACAAAGGAGATAAAGGTGAGAAGGGCGAAAAAGGTGACAAAGGAAACAACGGTTGGGGTAATGGCGATCAAAACGCCCCAGGTGGATCTTGTTCACACAACAACGGCGAAAACTGGAATTGTTAA
- a CDS encoding GGDEF domain-containing protein: MIKFILLFIISFSAFAQMPNCPELYPFSEVQSLSTAVTETAEKACVEKDKDEGGIVDLAWGCLTGGGNAVVGAITGFIDILKLLLVDAPVWVWGEAKEKITKLVSGELSPGQMASAIASINLSSQSSIWDKAVDYWKAFKKFASELKDNLVTEIKGFPCLPLKKQSEIVCRGVSEVFLLYFAPVKFIQGAKWTINTGKALKTFVTETKAMNGLGEANLADRLKLAQEALRKSKSGNEILKMNNARLIETELPTGEKILQYEQMVTGKDGKLHKIVKDVPVDGKTHAIDANSAIGKEIMSEMVKANAGNGSLIFVDVNHLGKVNYFKRGTQGGDDYLENVAESLRKSLRPGDIVFKNGGDELVVVVGTNKPEVVKNISQRMINEVDQNPRVRQLFKQEVIDLSQKYKGVNKAKSWEELPDAVRNNLTEQEELLAKKSFAKFQDQKKKEILAEAQEQSTYRGSISVGSSLVKEQESLADVLQRAEKQAAEVKARYKATYGHDVSKYKLEVEVPVTRRGAPIALEPN, translated from the coding sequence ATGATTAAGTTTATCCTTCTCTTCATCATTTCATTTTCTGCTTTTGCTCAGATGCCAAATTGTCCTGAGCTTTATCCTTTTTCCGAAGTTCAATCGCTTTCAACTGCAGTTACTGAAACTGCTGAGAAGGCCTGCGTAGAAAAAGATAAAGATGAAGGTGGAATTGTTGATCTCGCCTGGGGATGTCTCACTGGTGGTGGTAACGCCGTGGTGGGAGCGATTACTGGTTTCATTGATATTCTAAAACTCCTCCTCGTTGATGCTCCTGTATGGGTATGGGGAGAGGCGAAGGAAAAAATAACGAAGCTTGTCTCGGGAGAGTTAAGTCCCGGTCAAATGGCCTCCGCCATCGCGAGTATCAATCTCAGTTCACAGAGTAGTATTTGGGACAAGGCAGTTGATTATTGGAAGGCCTTCAAAAAATTTGCCAGTGAACTGAAAGATAATCTCGTGACAGAAATCAAAGGTTTTCCTTGTCTTCCATTAAAGAAGCAAAGTGAAATCGTTTGTCGTGGTGTAAGTGAAGTCTTTCTCTTGTACTTTGCTCCAGTGAAATTCATTCAGGGAGCGAAGTGGACCATCAATACGGGTAAGGCCCTAAAAACTTTTGTGACTGAAACCAAGGCCATGAATGGATTAGGGGAGGCGAATCTCGCCGACCGCTTAAAGCTTGCTCAAGAAGCGCTTAGAAAATCTAAGAGCGGTAACGAAATTCTTAAAATGAATAATGCTCGTCTGATCGAAACCGAACTTCCGACCGGAGAGAAGATCCTTCAGTATGAGCAGATGGTGACTGGTAAGGACGGTAAACTTCACAAAATTGTCAAAGACGTTCCGGTCGATGGCAAGACCCATGCCATTGATGCCAACTCTGCCATTGGTAAAGAAATCATGAGTGAGATGGTGAAGGCCAATGCAGGGAACGGAAGTTTGATCTTCGTTGACGTGAACCATTTGGGAAAAGTGAACTACTTTAAACGTGGTACCCAGGGGGGAGATGACTATCTTGAGAACGTGGCCGAGTCCCTTCGAAAGAGCCTTCGTCCCGGAGATATCGTTTTTAAGAACGGTGGTGATGAGTTGGTCGTTGTTGTTGGTACGAATAAACCTGAAGTGGTGAAGAATATTTCTCAGCGTATGATCAATGAAGTGGACCAGAATCCACGTGTTCGCCAGCTCTTTAAGCAAGAGGTGATTGATCTGTCTCAAAAGTATAAAGGTGTGAACAAGGCGAAGTCTTGGGAAGAACTTCCTGATGCTGTAAGAAACAATCTTACCGAGCAAGAAGAACTCCTCGCAAAGAAGAGCTTTGCTAAGTTTCAAGACCAGAAGAAAAAAGAAATTCTCGCCGAGGCCCAGGAGCAATCCACTTACAGAGGTTCGATTTCAGTTGGTTCATCTCTTGTGAAAGAGCAGGAGAGTCTCGCTGATGTTTTACAACGAGCAGAGAAACAGGCAGCGGAAGTGAAGGCTCGCTACAAAGCTACTTACGGGCATGATGTTTCGAAATATAAATTGGAAGTTGAAGTTCCTGTGACCAGACGTGGTGCTCCGATCGCATTGGAGCCAAATTAA
- a CDS encoding phage holin family protein, whose amino-acid sequence MEGNIENYRENNFQVESRESWREVLDHLYDDMSHLYERQGLLIRQEVREKIDEAKGAVVTMAIGGSLLFVGIFAAVATAIIALDYVMPLWASALIVTLVLLCVGGIMYSGAKKKLSGRNLVPTHSLETMGEIKTTLKERVNEYKSTRQHEIH is encoded by the coding sequence ATGGAAGGAAATATTGAAAACTATCGGGAAAACAATTTTCAAGTTGAGTCCAGGGAGTCCTGGAGAGAAGTATTGGATCATCTTTACGATGATATGTCTCACCTCTATGAGAGACAGGGCCTTCTTATTAGACAAGAAGTCAGAGAGAAAATTGATGAGGCCAAAGGCGCCGTTGTTACCATGGCGATTGGCGGATCACTTCTCTTTGTAGGGATCTTCGCAGCAGTGGCCACGGCCATTATTGCTTTAGATTATGTGATGCCTTTGTGGGCATCTGCTCTCATCGTGACGTTGGTTCTTCTTTGTGTGGGCGGAATTATGTACTCAGGAGCGAAGAAAAAACTCTCGGGTAGAAATTTAGTGCCAACTCATTCTCTGGAAACCATGGGCGAAATCAAAACAACACTCAAGGAGCGAGTCAATGAATACAAATCAACCAGACAACATGAAATCCACTGA
- a CDS encoding helix-turn-helix domain-containing protein, producing MKIIKKKTRRSDTKVMTKDARILKFLRESRNLSMRQAGRLIGKSDAIVNHAENGRLDLTPQLILKLLGAYGYTYEEFQKMQSDEFSVPEHTLSECIRILQRLSPAKLRTIKNILESF from the coding sequence ATGAAAATTATCAAAAAGAAAACCAGAAGATCAGACACCAAGGTCATGACAAAAGATGCCCGAATCTTGAAGTTTCTGCGGGAGTCTCGAAATCTTTCTATGAGGCAGGCCGGACGCTTAATCGGGAAGTCTGATGCCATTGTAAATCACGCAGAGAACGGAAGATTAGATTTAACGCCTCAATTAATTTTGAAGCTTCTAGGAGCTTATGGGTACACCTATGAGGAATTTCAAAAAATGCAGAGCGATGAGTTTTCGGTCCCTGAGCATACCCTTTCTGAATGCATCAGAATTTTACAACGCCTAAGCCCCGCAAAGTTAAGAACCATCAAAAACATTTTGGAGTCCTTCTAA
- a CDS encoding trypsin-like serine peptidase has translation MKVKPLFFLLSLLIFQISCSKSSSSNRRETTIREEQINEIMNNQHFDCASIDGGPCPDGVTRLLIVNPADENRSAVCTGFMISPTRLVTNYHCLNTTEECANTFIAIYSGNSYTKTRCSSIVRSEQDVADPNDPSRALDYTVLETTDPFTGRHFPLSDDLAQIGDKIQTWVVDHTGLDTIPPNLTDSRITELDCTVIDSPRASLVMQKCPIISGNSGSPALNTKGEVVSVIWGGTATFSSSLDLTFRRQLNELGLATEVNYFSDLGP, from the coding sequence ATGAAAGTGAAGCCGCTGTTCTTCCTTTTATCTCTTCTTATTTTCCAAATCTCTTGTTCCAAGAGTTCTTCCTCAAATAGACGTGAAACCACCATTCGCGAAGAGCAGATCAATGAGATCATGAACAATCAGCATTTTGATTGTGCTTCGATTGATGGAGGGCCGTGTCCGGATGGAGTGACGAGACTCTTGATTGTGAATCCGGCGGATGAGAATCGTTCGGCGGTTTGCACGGGGTTTATGATTTCACCGACGAGGCTTGTGACGAACTATCACTGTTTGAATACGACAGAAGAGTGTGCGAATACTTTTATCGCGATTTATTCTGGGAATAGTTACACCAAAACTCGTTGTAGTTCGATTGTTCGAAGTGAGCAGGATGTGGCGGATCCGAATGATCCATCGAGGGCACTTGATTATACGGTTTTAGAGACCACTGATCCTTTCACGGGAAGGCATTTTCCTCTTTCGGATGATCTGGCTCAGATTGGAGATAAGATTCAAACTTGGGTCGTGGATCATACGGGACTAGATACTATTCCGCCGAATCTGACTGATTCACGGATTACGGAATTAGATTGTACGGTGATTGATAGTCCGCGAGCGTCGCTGGTGATGCAGAAGTGTCCTATCATCAGTGGGAACTCGGGAAGTCCTGCTTTGAATACCAAGGGTGAAGTAGTGAGTGTGATTTGGGGAGGGACGGCGACGTTTAGTTCGAGTCTTGATCTCACGTTTAGAAGGCAACTTAATGAACTGGGGCTTGCCACTGAGGTGAATTACTTCAGTGACCTTGGGCCTTAG
- a CDS encoding chemotaxis protein CheX translates to MIDINFVNPFLAATLHVLKVQANVEATPGKVYLKKDNPATLSGDVSGVIGIVSETFNGTVVISFPEETFLKVMSSMLGEEFTQLSQDILDGAGEITNMIFGQAKITLNERGYGIKIALPTVVSGKGHTLQGTTKNGPTVVIPFTSPVGNFFVEITLSN, encoded by the coding sequence ATGATCGATATTAACTTCGTAAATCCATTTTTAGCGGCGACTCTACATGTATTAAAGGTGCAGGCGAATGTTGAGGCCACACCAGGAAAAGTTTATTTAAAGAAAGATAATCCCGCTACTTTGAGTGGTGACGTATCCGGAGTGATTGGGATTGTGTCGGAGACTTTTAACGGCACAGTTGTCATCAGTTTCCCTGAAGAAACGTTCTTGAAAGTGATGTCGAGCATGTTAGGTGAAGAATTCACTCAGCTGAGTCAGGACATTCTGGATGGTGCAGGTGAAATCACAAACATGATTTTTGGTCAGGCCAAGATCACGTTAAATGAAAGAGGGTACGGTATCAAAATCGCTCTTCCAACAGTGGTATCTGGTAAGGGGCATACTCTTCAAGGTACGACTAAAAACGGTCCAACAGTTGTGATTCCATTCACAAGTCCGGTTGGAAACTTCTTCGTAGAAATCACTCTCTCTAATTAA
- a CDS encoding glutathione S-transferase family protein, translating to MITLHHLNNSRSQRILWLMEELGLPYEIKRYQRNKVTMLAPPELKAIHPLGKSPVITDGDLVIAESGAIVEYLVNKYGQGRLKPSSEKEQLRYTYWLHYAEGSAMPPLLLALIFNKIDANAPFLVKPITSKITGTVRDMFINPQLKTHFDFMESELTKNNWFAGTEFSAADIQMSFPVEAAESRGYLSERPKLKEYLNKIHSRPAYQKALERGGEYHII from the coding sequence ATGATTACACTTCACCACCTCAATAACTCCCGCTCACAACGTATCCTCTGGCTCATGGAAGAACTTGGTCTCCCATATGAGATTAAGCGCTATCAAAGAAATAAGGTCACGATGCTGGCACCCCCTGAGCTTAAAGCAATTCACCCACTTGGAAAATCACCTGTCATTACCGATGGTGATTTAGTGATTGCTGAGTCTGGTGCGATTGTTGAGTATCTGGTGAATAAGTATGGGCAAGGTCGCCTGAAACCATCGAGCGAGAAAGAGCAGCTTCGCTATACTTACTGGCTTCACTACGCTGAAGGCTCGGCCATGCCTCCTCTCCTGCTGGCCTTGATTTTTAACAAGATCGACGCCAATGCCCCGTTCTTAGTTAAACCGATTACTTCAAAGATCACTGGGACCGTAAGAGACATGTTCATTAATCCTCAGCTTAAAACCCATTTCGACTTTATGGAAAGCGAACTTACGAAGAACAATTGGTTTGCTGGAACTGAATTCTCAGCGGCCGATATTCAGATGAGTTTTCCAGTGGAAGCGGCAGAATCTCGTGGCTATTTGAGTGAAAGGCCCAAGCTCAAAGAGTATCTAAATAAGATTCATTCTCGTCCTGCCTATCAGAAGGCATTGGAACGAGGTGGGGAATACCACATCATTTAG
- a CDS encoding pirin family protein has translation MKNDINLTIEPRVKDIGIPVRRILPWAKKRMVGPFIFLDEMGPVFLHAPDDHIDVRPHPHIGLSTLTYLFEGSLYHRDSLGTVQEILPGEVNWMTAGKGISHSERETKEARSKDRRLHGLQFWVALPKHAEDMDPTFFHYDSNLVPKVETGSAKIDVVAGTFAGQTSPLIAHSPMIFLTARASKEGMLHIPSNGFELAIYVVKGTAMINGEKTSENKMVVFNTGSDLAIEHSADALIAVIGGEPFPEERYIYWNFVSSSKEKIEKAKIAWEDGSFPQVPGDAEKIPLPKD, from the coding sequence ATGAAAAATGATATCAACTTGACCATCGAACCACGTGTAAAAGACATCGGTATTCCGGTTCGAAGAATTCTACCTTGGGCAAAGAAACGCATGGTGGGTCCTTTTATATTCTTAGATGAAATGGGACCGGTTTTCTTACACGCGCCAGATGATCATATTGATGTCAGACCTCATCCGCATATCGGACTTTCAACTCTGACTTATCTATTTGAAGGCTCTCTTTATCACCGTGATTCACTTGGAACAGTCCAAGAAATTCTCCCAGGGGAAGTGAACTGGATGACGGCCGGTAAAGGTATTTCTCACTCTGAGCGTGAAACGAAAGAGGCGCGATCAAAAGACCGTAGACTTCATGGTCTACAATTTTGGGTCGCACTTCCAAAACATGCCGAAGATATGGATCCGACTTTTTTCCACTACGATTCAAACTTAGTTCCTAAAGTTGAAACGGGGTCTGCCAAGATTGATGTGGTGGCAGGAACATTCGCGGGCCAGACTTCGCCCCTGATTGCTCACAGTCCGATGATCTTCCTTACTGCCCGCGCGAGCAAAGAGGGGATGCTTCATATCCCATCAAATGGTTTTGAACTGGCAATCTATGTGGTGAAAGGAACTGCAATGATTAACGGAGAAAAAACGTCAGAGAATAAAATGGTAGTGTTTAATACCGGCAGTGATCTGGCAATTGAACACTCGGCCGATGCCTTGATTGCGGTGATTGGCGGAGAACCATTCCCTGAGGAGCGCTACATTTACTGGAACTTCGTTTCGAGTAGCAAAGAGAAGATCGAGAAGGCGAAGATCGCCTGGGAAGATGGAAGCTTTCCACAAGTCCCAGGGGACGCGGAAAAAATTCCTCTGCCGAAGGATTAA
- a CDS encoding TetR/AcrR family transcriptional regulator has protein sequence MAKATNTNIEERKKDILDAALYCFLNFGYSKTSMDDVAKKAGISRPLIYLKFKNKEDLLLGLFDYVMEGRLEEAEKVVDQNNLTKKEKLWRMIEIIKVEPWGKISGCPMSQEFFNTCCDMDEKNFEKFEKTKLKILTEILGDKFEAEVFMMASDGLLEDTPTCTILKKRLEVLIDKFGK, from the coding sequence ATGGCTAAAGCAACAAATACCAACATTGAAGAACGTAAGAAGGACATCCTGGATGCCGCTCTTTACTGCTTTCTGAACTTTGGTTACTCCAAAACTTCGATGGATGATGTCGCTAAGAAGGCGGGGATTTCCCGTCCGCTCATCTATTTAAAGTTTAAAAATAAAGAAGACCTTCTATTAGGTCTCTTTGATTACGTGATGGAAGGAAGACTGGAAGAAGCTGAGAAAGTGGTCGACCAGAACAACCTCACGAAGAAAGAGAAGCTTTGGAGAATGATCGAGATCATCAAGGTTGAACCTTGGGGCAAGATCTCTGGTTGTCCGATGTCGCAGGAATTTTTCAATACCTGTTGTGACATGGATGAGAAGAACTTTGAGAAGTTTGAAAAAACAAAACTCAAAATTCTAACCGAAATTCTGGGTGATAAATTTGAGGCCGAAGTTTTCATGATGGCGTCAGATGGTCTTCTTGAAGATACACCGACTTGTACTATTTTAAAGAAGCGCCTCGAAGTGCTGATCGATAAGTTCGGAAAATAA